Proteins co-encoded in one bacterium genomic window:
- the trpD gene encoding anthranilate phosphoribosyltransferase, whose amino-acid sequence MSKIHQALQSLTSFPNRRLNRQFLIDVAEEILKGEASTGAIAGFLTALRMAGETGKEIEAFVGVMLENAKPFPTIGGDTPIVDTCGTGGDHHNTFNISTTAALLLAASGIRVAKHGNRSASSKCGSADVLEELGIPIEVEPEESVRSLEENNFCFLYARSYHPAMRHAAPARKELRIRTLFNLCGPLANPAKPTHQLVGVPARELIEPVAEALQLLGCKSALVVHGADGMDEISLSQVTEGIHLDHHGRFHPWHVSPSDLGLKPCEVSELVGGDARKNAAIMREVLEGTEGPHADVVNLNVAAVLWLIGEELDIHQGLAHARAVQRSGVGAKLLDKLATKG is encoded by the coding sequence ATGAGCAAGATACATCAAGCGCTGCAGAGTCTGACGTCCTTCCCGAATCGCCGGTTGAATCGTCAGTTCCTGATCGATGTGGCCGAGGAAATCCTGAAGGGCGAGGCCAGCACTGGTGCCATCGCCGGTTTTCTGACGGCTCTTCGCATGGCCGGCGAAACAGGCAAAGAAATCGAAGCCTTCGTTGGCGTGATGCTTGAGAATGCGAAACCCTTCCCGACGATCGGGGGCGATACGCCGATAGTAGATACCTGTGGGACCGGTGGCGATCACCACAATACGTTCAACATTTCAACGACGGCCGCTCTGCTTCTGGCAGCATCCGGTATCCGCGTGGCTAAGCACGGCAACCGTTCAGCCTCCTCCAAGTGCGGAAGCGCGGACGTTCTCGAAGAACTCGGCATCCCGATCGAAGTTGAGCCGGAGGAATCGGTGCGCTCTCTCGAAGAGAACAACTTCTGTTTCCTCTATGCACGCTCGTATCACCCGGCGATGCGCCACGCTGCACCCGCGCGCAAGGAACTCCGCATTCGAACGCTGTTCAACCTGTGCGGCCCACTGGCGAATCCCGCGAAACCCACTCACCAGTTGGTCGGCGTGCCTGCGCGTGAACTGATTGAGCCTGTTGCAGAGGCGCTCCAACTCCTCGGGTGCAAGTCCGCTCTCGTTGTGCACGGCGCGGACGGGATGGATGAGATTTCCCTCTCGCAGGTCACGGAAGGCATTCATCTCGATCACCACGGTCGCTTCCATCCCTGGCATGTTTCTCCGAGCGACCTCGGATTGAAGCCCTGCGAAGTCTCTGAACTCGTCGGAGGCGATGCTCGAAAGAATGCCGCCATCATGCGCGAAGTGCTCGAAGGCACAGAGGGGCCGCACGCGGACGTCGTGAACCTCAACGTGGCAGCGGTGCTCTGGCTGATCGGCGAAGAACTCGACATCCATCAGGGACTGGCCCACGCGCGCGCCGTGCAACGCTCCGGCGTCGGTGCGAAGCTGCTCGATAAGCTCGCGACCAAGGGATAG
- the plsY gene encoding glycerol-3-phosphate 1-O-acyltransferase PlsY, translated as MITLFAICALIGAYLLGALPTGLLLCRWIAGVDIREHGSGNIGFTNAARVLGWWAAVPVLVIDVLKAYAAPAWFPLMVEHPPFPHFAIALGVAALLGNLVNVFIGFKGGKGVAASLGVFLALAPIATLAALGTFLLMVAIFRYVSLGSVSAAAVLPIVTFVVHGWSLIFVITLLLGLTVIIRHQSNIRKLLRGEEDKVTENPDPIRK; from the coding sequence ATGATCACCTTATTCGCCATCTGTGCCCTCATCGGCGCGTACCTGTTGGGGGCTCTTCCCACGGGACTGCTGCTCTGTCGCTGGATCGCCGGCGTCGACATCCGGGAACACGGTTCGGGGAATATTGGTTTTACAAACGCCGCGCGCGTCCTCGGCTGGTGGGCGGCTGTGCCCGTGCTGGTGATCGACGTGCTGAAGGCCTATGCCGCCCCCGCGTGGTTCCCCCTGATGGTTGAGCACCCGCCGTTCCCGCACTTCGCCATCGCGCTCGGGGTCGCCGCGCTGCTGGGCAATCTTGTCAACGTGTTCATTGGATTCAAAGGCGGCAAGGGCGTGGCGGCCAGCCTCGGCGTGTTCCTCGCTCTGGCACCCATCGCAACGCTGGCAGCCTTGGGGACGTTCCTCCTCATGGTGGCCATCTTCCGGTACGTTTCCCTCGGTTCCGTCTCGGCCGCCGCGGTTCTCCCGATCGTTACATTCGTCGTGCACGGCTGGAGCCTGATCTTCGTGATTACGCTCTTGCTTGGGCTGACCGTCATCATCCGCCACCAGTCCAACATCCGCAAGCTCTTGCGAGGCGAAGAGGACAAGGTCACCGAGAACCCCGACCCGATCCGCAAGTAA
- the trpC gene encoding indole-3-glycerol phosphate synthase TrpC translates to MDILNRILEVKRAEVRALKESGAADALREAAEAVSDPPSFYDALAAEPAPRLIAEVKKASPSKGIIREDFNPVQIARQYAEGGASALSVLTDRQFFQGDLSFLRHIREAVELALLRKDFIIDEIQIAEARANGASAILLIAAALSPEDLAALHRSANEWGLDVLLEVHDAADIAKIEAGNCPARIVGINNRNLRTFVTDLAVTEELARDLRERYLLVSESGIFTPEDVERVRQAGARAVLVGESLMRQPDPGVAARELLQAPKGSEQ, encoded by the coding sequence ATGGACATTCTGAATCGCATCCTCGAGGTCAAACGCGCCGAGGTCCGTGCGCTGAAGGAATCCGGCGCGGCGGACGCTCTGCGCGAAGCCGCCGAGGCCGTTTCCGATCCGCCCAGTTTCTACGATGCGCTCGCCGCAGAGCCCGCCCCGCGATTGATCGCCGAGGTCAAGAAGGCCTCGCCGAGCAAGGGCATCATTCGCGAGGACTTCAACCCCGTGCAGATTGCCCGCCAGTACGCCGAGGGCGGCGCTTCTGCTTTGTCCGTGCTGACCGACCGACAGTTCTTCCAAGGCGATCTCTCGTTCCTCCGACACATTCGCGAAGCCGTCGAATTGGCTCTGCTGCGCAAGGACTTCATTATCGACGAGATTCAGATTGCCGAGGCGCGCGCTAACGGCGCCAGCGCCATTCTGCTTATTGCGGCGGCGCTTTCTCCCGAGGACCTGGCCGCACTTCATCGCTCCGCCAACGAGTGGGGCCTTGATGTGCTCCTTGAAGTGCATGATGCCGCCGATATCGCCAAGATCGAAGCCGGCAACTGCCCCGCACGTATCGTCGGGATCAATAACCGCAACCTCCGCACATTCGTCACGGATCTCGCCGTGACCGAGGAACTCGCCCGCGACCTGCGCGAGCGCTATCTGCTCGTCAGCGAAAGCGGGATTTTTACTCCCGAGGACGTTGAGCGAGTCCGCCAGGCAGGCGCTCGCGCTGTCCTGGTGGGGGAGAGTCTGATGCGCCAGCCCGACCCCGGCGTCGCGGCGCGTGAACTTCTTCAGGCACCGAAAGGCTCCGAACAATGA
- the purH gene encoding bifunctional phosphoribosylaminoimidazolecarboxamide formyltransferase/IMP cyclohydrolase, whose protein sequence is MVAIKRALVSVSNKSDLTEFVKRLEGAGVEIVSTGGTAKMIRDAGVPVDDIQAVTGWPEMLHGRVKTLHPAVHGGILARRSSPEHMNSLREHNIDPIDLVVVNLYPFIEVTQHSGVNLTDAIEQIDIGGVALLRAAAKNFAAVTAICDPADYAIVAEEIEAHGETTPETRKRLAAKVFQHTSTYDAAIANFLNGHDCDDEELEELPSELTISVPRSQVLRYGENPHQRAAFYRDPADDETSIASARQLHGKELSYNNILDAEGALEAVRDFTDLASAAAVVVKHGNPCGIAVGESGLDAYDAARATDPESAFGGIIAMSVEVDVHLAKRIAETFNEVVIAPSYDDEALAVLTKKKNLRLLATGKFTPKRQKLLPRGIVGGLLLMDRDLGTVKHRDLRVVTDATPTDEDLDGLLFAWRCVKWVKSNAIVFASRTATIGIGAGQMSRVDSARFAALKAHAPLDDSYLASDAFFPFRDSIDSAAAQGVRAIIQPGGSIRDEEVIAACNEHGIPMVFTGMRHFRH, encoded by the coding sequence ATCGTGGCGATCAAGCGCGCGCTCGTGTCGGTCAGTAACAAGTCGGATCTGACGGAATTCGTGAAGCGGCTTGAGGGCGCCGGCGTCGAGATTGTCTCAACCGGCGGGACCGCCAAGATGATCCGTGATGCGGGCGTTCCCGTCGACGATATCCAGGCCGTCACCGGCTGGCCGGAAATGCTGCACGGCCGCGTCAAGACACTGCATCCCGCCGTCCATGGCGGAATCCTCGCGCGCCGCAGCTCGCCCGAGCACATGAATTCCCTGCGCGAGCACAACATCGATCCGATCGATCTTGTCGTCGTGAACCTCTACCCCTTCATCGAAGTCACCCAGCATTCCGGCGTGAACCTCACCGATGCCATCGAGCAGATCGACATCGGCGGCGTGGCGCTGCTTCGTGCGGCGGCAAAGAACTTCGCAGCGGTGACGGCCATTTGCGACCCGGCAGATTACGCGATCGTGGCCGAGGAAATCGAGGCCCACGGCGAGACGACTCCCGAGACGCGAAAGCGCCTGGCCGCCAAGGTTTTCCAGCACACTTCGACGTACGATGCAGCGATCGCGAACTTCCTGAATGGGCACGATTGCGATGATGAGGAGCTGGAAGAGCTGCCTTCCGAACTGACCATTTCCGTTCCTCGTTCTCAGGTGTTGCGCTATGGAGAAAACCCGCACCAGCGTGCCGCCTTCTATCGCGATCCGGCAGACGATGAAACTAGCATCGCATCCGCCCGCCAGCTTCACGGCAAGGAACTGTCCTACAACAACATCCTCGATGCCGAAGGCGCGCTCGAGGCAGTCCGGGACTTCACCGATCTTGCATCGGCTGCGGCAGTTGTTGTGAAGCACGGGAACCCTTGCGGCATCGCTGTCGGCGAGTCCGGCCTGGATGCCTACGACGCTGCCCGCGCAACCGACCCGGAATCCGCATTCGGCGGAATCATCGCGATGTCCGTTGAGGTCGACGTTCATTTAGCGAAGCGCATCGCCGAGACATTCAACGAAGTCGTGATCGCGCCATCCTATGACGATGAGGCGCTGGCGGTCCTAACCAAGAAGAAAAACCTTCGCTTGCTTGCGACCGGCAAGTTCACGCCAAAACGCCAGAAACTCCTCCCGCGCGGAATCGTCGGTGGTCTATTGCTGATGGATCGCGACCTGGGCACGGTGAAGCACCGCGACCTCCGTGTCGTCACCGATGCCACCCCGACCGATGAAGACCTGGACGGATTGCTCTTCGCCTGGCGCTGCGTGAAGTGGGTCAAGTCGAACGCTATCGTGTTCGCCTCCCGCACGGCGACGATCGGAATCGGCGCCGGCCAGATGTCTCGTGTCGACTCGGCGCGATTCGCCGCTCTCAAGGCCCACGCCCCGTTGGACGATAGCTATTTGGCCTCCGACGCGTTCTTCCCCTTCCGCGATTCCATCGACAGCGCCGCCGCCCAGGGCGTGCGGGCCATCATCCAGCCCGGCGGCTCCATTCGCGACGAGGAAGTCATCGCCGCCTGCAACGAGCACGGCATTCCCATGGTCTTTACCGGGATGCGCCACTTCCGACACTGA